The Triticum urartu cultivar G1812 unplaced genomic scaffold, Tu2.1 TuUngrouped_contig_6649, whole genome shotgun sequence genome contains the following window.
GTCCCCGGACTCCTCCGtgtcctcctcctcccccgccGCGGCCAAGCCGGAGGAGGgccccgcgcccgccgcctcgccggggATCCTCGCCTCCGGCCACCCTCAGAGGTTCGGTCTTGCTCTTCTCTGCCTCTTTGGTAATAAAAAAGAGTAAAAATTTGTGATTCCTCCCGGCCAAAGTTACCAGTTTTGCCTCGCTGCGTCCCTCAAATCCCTGACTTTCTACCACCTCCCTGCAAATCCCGTACCGAAACCTGCAAGATTTTCACTGTCTGAATGAAACTCTCAGCTCTCAACTGCACACCTGCACTACTGCCTACTACTCTAGTTTACTTACACTTCCCAAAATAGTGCAAACAAAAAAGAACCGAGATTATCCGGTGGTTGTTTTGCCATTCTGATGCAGCAAAAACACATCTGTCTGACCACAGTTCGAGATTTGTGCATGGCACTAAAAGGAAACATGATGTGATGTCAGTGTTACCTGATTTGCTGAGCTACTACCCATACCAGCCTCACCTGGACTAATCCAAATTAGTACATGTTTTTTTGGTTTGCCAGCAGCTTTGGAGTGGTGGGATGGCCACCAATAAGAACATTCAGGATGAACAGCCTGTTCGGCCAGGCGAAAGACAATGCCTCCGATGCCGAAACCAAGAAGGCCGCCGCCGATGAGTCCGGCTCACGGAAAGACAAGGAGGAGGGCGAGAAGAAGGGCCGGGTGCCTGGGTGGGTGAAGGTGAACATGGATGGGGAGGTCATTGGGAGGAAGGTGGACCTCAACGCCCATCGCTCCTACAAGACCCTTGCCTTGGCCCTTGAGATCATGTTCACCAAGCCATCCGCCGG
Protein-coding sequences here:
- the LOC125530909 gene encoding auxin-responsive protein IAA10-like — protein: PDSSVSSSSPAAAKPEEGPAPAASPGILASGHPQSSFGVVGWPPIRTFRMNSLFGQAKDNASDAETKKAAADESGSRKDKEEGEKKGRVPGWVKVNMDGEVIGRKVDLNAHRSYKTLALALEIMFTKPSAGLCASNSTKSLKLLENSCEYQMTYEDRDGDWMLVGDVPWEMFVGSVKRLRIMRTSDASGLGPQFQANHRTAASTRGRS